CTCGGCAAGAAATACAAGGGAGCAAAACTTGGCATGGGAGGACAGCTGTATGCGCTGGTAGGGACactgattatttttatttttcgattcCTATCaaactctccataatcaatgAGCCCGATTAAAATCCTCAGCTGCTGCTGAAATGTCCACTGCCACAGCTAaggcaacaattttttttcgtacggaATTTAAACCGACGTTTAGGCAAGGGCGCAAATAGATGCTCCGCAGACTACTTCATTAAAAGGTTTTGATTCTCCGTATCCTTGAAAGGATAATAAATTTGCAAGGAAGATTGGTAGAGTCGAAGTCGAAGGATTTTCTCTGCATTTGTGCAATATATGAAGTGAAATCCTAATTCAAATAACAAaacgttatttttacttaaaaaaaaagcgactgCCATTATTCAGAAGTATGATCCCAAAATGGAACTGGAAGCTTTCAGTTTTGCCAAATACCAGCAAACGCCAAAAGAAGGACGTGGGATAATCTCGTTCGAAGGGTATGTTAGCGTTCACCATGTTcactattcatttttgtaaaGATATAGTTAGACAATGCTTTatcgctactaacttgtgccGAGAAAAAAACCCGTCTCCGAACAAAACTCCGTTTtcgaaaataccattcgagaGCAAATTTGAGCGCtaatttcaaacaaacttcCAAAATTTAGTCCTgacaaatgaaagaataaaaggataaagtcactggcgtatcaatccgcttggaatgcaccaacgcgttttactgtaactcgtaatcgttggggggtttttttttggaaggggtgttggcctatacaatggcttcTGGGGTCAGACGATAATAAAgacagtatttttatcctcccaaacaaacAACTCggtttatcgacctcggagagatgaaaggcttggcagTAGGGTaacttcgaaccatcgatcgtgaggctacagcggacctcttaccctGAAAACACATGCAAAGTTTTCGCAaccttctttaaaggcatcgccccacgattctgaggtggtgcagatttcaggtgaagtattcttataagggatagtagatcatggagacaagggtgattccgtccatttcttcttaattgacgtaaaaaacagcccggaagatgcgccgtctggacaaagctggcgcgctccagttgaactccctgtagaaaatagtgcgccaaaacgcctgaagcagtatcttccgggccgatcTCCTCATCTCAGATTGATAAAATTCTGAGATCGggatctcagattcgtggagtgttgcctttaattattttcacatCTCCGGAGTCATGCTATTGGCATATCACATGGATCTATCACTGTGTAAGGAAAAAGTGTTCACTAATGCAAAACGTTGTTGTATCTCTTAGCgaatgagcttttttttccttttttcaactaatCCACTGCAAAGCGAGGATTTAATTTTGtcccactttattttttcgtgtGCGTTTTTAGAACCacacaaattttgaaagtctcattctgatcttttttttcggatttcttttagaaatagAGCTACCGTAACCTGTTCCAACAAAGAGAACGTGTGCTAGTTTTCGACAAAAACACTTAAATCAGCGCCGGATGAATCTAATACGTCTAGTGGACTTAATTGTgccatagaaaaagaaagattttgatTCTTATCAGTAAGAGATTTGGTTCTAGTGAATTGCAGATTTTTCGCACACGAAtcactaaaaaataaagaaaataagaaaaaaatacgggACGTAAAGAATTAGGAATTTCTTGGTGTTCTTCGCAATACCTACATTCCTTTGCTGATTGATGTAAGCAGTCAGTCCCTATATCCCTAtacatacaacaaaaaaagaaatgctctatttctatgaaattcattgaaaaataattatttctataaaattcattcaaacCTATTTAGAGATTATCCAGGGGATCTTGTGATGGTATTGGATACGTTCCTGAGGAACCAGACAGCTGTACAGCAGGTCATATTCCTGAATACTGCTTGAGGAAAACATTCTCACTTACATGGAAATGGTTTTAGATGATTTACCCGTTTGCAACACGATACGGATGCTGGATGAGACTTTTGAATAAAGTGAAACCCTATCAAGCAAAGTTCTATTGTGTTTATGATAGAAAGTAAGCTTTGCAAGTATCTTCACAGGTGAAGAACATATTTGATGatcgttttaatttttttcttccaggccAATGGCATGTGAGAAAGACAGCGATTGTATCTACCAACCTGCAGAATGTAGAAAAAGCTTGTGTTACCTTAAGgacaaatgaatgaagaaatgacaAATGGATAGATGGATGCAAAAATACCCATTTTCTATCCTCTTAGAATGTGCCGATGTAAGCAGTTGTAATAAagaaattctttaattttaccTCCTTGTTAAATAATCCAGAAACATGTTTGTCATTCACAAAGTGATACTTCTCTTTCTACTAGGATATTCGGATAGAAAAGGAAAGCTGCTGGAAGCATATGCAATTTTCAAGTACTTGGCAATCCATTGTTTTGGCATTGCTTCGATTGAAGCATTTCAGTGCCGGTACAACATTAGATTTCCACAAAGCAGTGCGGTTACCATCGGAGATGAATTGAGTGCTAAGAAGGGGTAGTGGAAGTATTGCGACGGAGGTTAGCGTAATTGTAAACATTTTCCACTTCAAGGGTACGTTAGCTACAAGTTGCGCTACTAACGATGTAGTTCTCTTCTGTACCCCATCAATGTGggtgatttcaatttttgctgCTTCTGTCCATCTATTGCAATGGaagatttcaaatatttggtCGCTTTTTGGTCGAAGGTAAATTCTGTAAAACAAGCAACCGGAGCTAGGATAGAAGCAATCACAGCCCAAACCACCACATGATTCTACATAGGCTGTGTTTCCTGGATGTTGGTTTCCCTCCGCTAATTCTGGAATGATACTTGATGCGTTTATTGAGCGACATTTTTCACCCACGCATGACCCCGTGTGGGGGCAGCGTTTGCTGTCCACCACTTTGTGCATAGTATCTCTGGTAAGGAGGTCTGTTTCTGGTTCACATTCGAGAACTAGTGACTTCCACTGAATACGAATCTCATGCACTGCGGTCTCGCTTTGTGAAAGGCGAATACAAGCCTCGCGTTTGAACGGGCTGATTTTTAGTACCTCTGAAACCTGGACTTGACATGGTTTCAAGGTGTTGTTTGTACAAATCGTGGAGAAATGACTAGAGACATTGATTTGCCGGCATTGATTGGTAACTGGTATGTTGACTAATACTGGTATTGCTATGATTTCGGACAGGAGTCTTCGTCTTGTCGTTGACCTGGAATTCCTCTTTTTACCAAGTTTTTGACATCCTCGATAAACGAGACTGATGAGCTTCCAAAATATTCTCATAAGTACACGAACTGGTTGACCCACTCCACATGGTACGTATAGAAAAACATAGCATCCCATTATCAGAATGCAGTCGCCAGTATTGCACTCTTTGGCCAACATTCTGGATTTAGAATATTGACTGCACAGAAGGTACACGCTATTGATTGACAGAATGGAGCTGGTGGGCATTGTATTTCAACACTGCGAACATTCTGCACTTCGGAGAGTTTCCATTGTACCAGATGTTCTTGTAACGTAATTTCTGGTGGAAAACAGATGTTTTCTTCCGTTCTTGGTGCATCTATCTGCACGCAGTAGTGTTCCGCGCATATTTCATAGGGATTCCGTGCGGGAGAAATAAATTGTACCCCACCTTCAATGCATTGAATAATGCGGGTTGCATTCTTCACCGTAGATTCATTGATTACATTGGGCAAATTCATAAGTATCAATAGTAGTGAAACTTGTAGCATCTTGGATATTGATAAAGGATTGCGAGAACGGTCATTTTCTCGTTCTTGCTCCCTAGCAGATCCTTCATAGTCATTGTTACCGCAGTTgatagattttcttttcctgagaTTGTACCTGGTACTTGTTGGTGTATTCTGTGATTGCGAGACGCTGGTTTTGATCTCAGAGATCTTTCTTAGGTAGTCGGATTATCCAAGGAATCATCTTCCAATTCGAGGGGGACGAGAAGATTCACAGGACGTCGTATCAGACGTTGTGATGGTAAGCGTACGATTGTTTCTCGTGTTGTTCCCTTGTTATTTTGGACCAGCTTGGTTATTGTTCCCATTTTCCAGGAGTGACGAGGTTGTGTTGAGTCGCAAATGAGAACTATCGCTCCTTCTTTTGGAACTTGGGAACaacctttcttctttcctactTGGGTTAGATGTTTCTCCCTAAGAGCAGTAAGATATTGTGTTTGCCAGACATGCCAAAATTTTTCTGTAAGTTCGCATGAAGATTGTAGAGCTACTATTGCTTGCCTTTTTGTTTGTAACATTCCTATCTGCTCAGGTGGAGCATAGCTTGGATCATGCAGTTCATCGTTCATAGTTCCCATTGGATAATGTATTGTCAGGTCTTTTTGCAGAAAGTCGATCGGACGAAGGATATGATCCATATTGAGGTCATTGCTTATGTACGTAAGCGGTCGTGTATTCAACAGTCCCTTAATCTCAACAATAACTGTTGAAAGTTCTTTGAAAGACAAAAGTGATCTTCCCATGGTTTTGTAGAGTGAGCATTTTACGGATTTAATTAGCCTTTCATAAAACCCTCTTTGCCAGGGAGCATACGGTGTAATATGTTTCCAGTCAATTGCTCTGTCACTCAAttctgttgttattgttgGATCACTTTCTGCAGCTCGAATTCTTTCATTCAGTATTGTTTCCCCCAATTCGAAGGTAGGTGCGTTATCGTTATTGACTGAGGAATGCctcttcttgcaaaaaaacGTCGAAGCATATGTAGAAATGCTACAGTGGTGAGGTCGGAGACTACATCCAAATGAATGAGTCTTGTTGTCATGCACGTAATGATGGATCCATAGCATTTCCCTTGACCTACGGGACTTATGATCGGTAGTGGCCCGAAATAATCCACTCCAAAGTGCTGAATTGGGTAGGATCGTATGACCCTCTCTTTTGGCAAGTCTTCTTGTTGTGGGTACTTATATGGCAGATTATTGAACTTTTGACATTGCAGGCATTTACGAATCAAAGTGATGACTTGTGAGCGCAATTGTGGTATCCAAAACTTTTGCCTAACAAGCGCTATTGTATGATTTATTCCTGGATGACCTTTTCGATGGTAATCACAGATAATCATTTTTGCAAGATCAGTTTTTTGGAAGATGAGGATGGGATATTTCGTCATGTCGTTCATTTGAGCACGTCCAAGACGTAAGTAACAACGGAGAATCCCTTCATCATCTTTGAGGATATTGAGATGTTGCAGTGCTTTAATAATTTCGGGagtgatttttgtttcttggtgATGCTTGATTAGCAATGTCTCAGCCCTTTGAATTTCCTTTCCACTTAATGGCTCCGAAGCTAATGGCTGATCGCATTTTATCATTAATGACAGGGTCAATGAACGATCGCGTTTTGTATTGAGTTTAGCGACAATTGTGACCACGATTCGAACAACGTATGCCATGATCCTTCTCGCCTTTCCAAAGGTCCGAATTTGAGCAGGCTTGAGTAGttcgaattcttctttttctttttctctccctgcatcaccgACAATGAAGACTTTCATTGGGTCTTCATTCTCATTCCAACTAGTTTTATCGTCTTCATGAATCTCAAAAATCTTTCTCTGATTTAACCACTTTCGTGACGGGAAGTGAATAAAGTTGGGGCCTGTCCACCAAAAGTGTAACACTAGCTCATCTTTATTCAATCCCCTTGTTGCGCAGTCAGCCGAGTTATCTTGAGGCGAAACATAACCGAACCTGACAAAGCATCCCTGCTCAGTCATGTGATTGGTGATGTTCCGTATTTCAATTAGTCTATTGGAAACAAACTGTCCAACCTCTTTTTCAGATTTAATTTTCAACCAACTCAGTACGATCTCCGAGTCAGAAAAGACATAGACTCTTTTTATGTTGAGAACTGACTTTAGTTGAGAAAATACTGAGTTAGTGAGCCTTATTGCCAATGTTAGTCCATTAAGTTCTAATTTTGGGATTGTGTAGTGGCATTGAAGAGATGGAAGCTTGGACTTGGCCATCAAGAGCTGCGCTGATGTGTTACTGTGTAAGTATGTACATGCAGCCATAGTATTGGTGCTAGCATCCGCAAATGTCACCAGAATgatttcgccttttttttcttgcaagaaAAGGGGCAAATCCTTCTCAAACCCGTTAATTTGAGCGGTGATACCTTTTCATTCCTCAATCTTTGTGTCGGGTAATCTTACATCCcagtcgtattgatttttccataGGTCTTGCAGGAAGATCTtgattttgtgaagaagtggGATTTGCCATCATAAAGGATCATAAATTGCTGAAATTGCGCTTGTAACAGTCCTTTTTGTTATTGATGACATGGATGGGATTTTTGTAGAGATATGAATAATATCCCTCGTTATGTCCCAGATAAGACCGAGTACTTTGGGATGTAAGTCTGATGCCCTGTCGTGGTCTGCTATTTCTTCCCTCAACTTGGTATTGCTGGAAGTGAATTAGCGTAAATTCATATTGAGATCTTGGAACATCTGTTTTGATCTTTTATATAAATGTATTGCCCTATCAATGGAATCGGTCGTCAGTATGAGATTGTCTACATACAGATTATCTTTAAGTTCTTGCACTATATCGGATTCCGTTTTATAGCTATTAAGGTGGTAGTACGTCGTTCTTGTCAATAGGAATGGAGATGATTTTATTCCGAAGGTAACCCGAGTAAATCGTAATGTTTGGACATTGGCGGGGGATGGGGGAAACTTATGGTTATGAAGCCAAAGACAGCGTGTTGCGTCCCTATCCTTTTCGTGCAGTCGTACTTGGAGGAACGCTTTTTCAACATCCGCTATTACTGCTATTTTGCCTATTCGGAATAGTAGCAGAAGGCCATACAAAGGAGGTAGTATTACCGGCCCTATGTACAGCACATCGTTTAGAGACGGAGATCCCTTGTAGTGAGCCAATGCGTCAAAGACTATGCGCactttcgttgttgttttctgcGGAGTTAGAACCGGTTGATGTGGAATGTAGTGCACATGATTTCCCTGTACAGGATCTCCTTCTTGAACAATCTCGATGATCTTCTGATGTAATTGGTGTTTGAATACGCTATTGTATCTATCTAGGAGCTGCTCGTCCTTACTAGGCGAATTCCACACGCTAACTAAGCGTCTGTAGGCTATCGCTTTATTGTCTGGCAAATGCGGGTATTGATCTTTCCAAGGAAGAGTAACGTAATATCCGTCTACCCTTCGTTCGATGGTTTCATTGAATCGGTCCCAAACAATCTTGTCCATCTTAGCACGAGCCTTTTCTCGGTGCTGGCAAATTCTTCAGTACCAGCTGCATCCATAGAACAGAACTTTCCCCACTGATCTTTTTCATCGCCGATGATTTCTTGCTCAGATGTGGAGATTGTGAGGAATTGAGCGACATCCATTGACCAATTGCAGTCCCATTCATCGAATTCTTCAGAGTTTCGAGAAACTTGTAATACCGCTGGATTCTCCTTTTGACGTTTTCCCGAAATAAGGTATCCCAATTTTGTAGGTAGTAAATGTAGGCATGAAGGCAATGGTATTGGATGAGTATCACTTCCCATGAAGTTCCATAGGTAATCGCATCCTAAAAGAACAAAGGGCTTGATGTCCTTTTTATCAGTTCTCCGTAATATCTTGATATTACGGTTGCGCATGAAGTCGAGGTCCTCTGTTGGTATCTGTGGTGGCTTGAATGCGCGAGTCAAAATGTCGTGAGTTAACAGTTGAACTAAATGAGGAGTTCCTTCCTCATCCCATACTTCCATTCTGACGAGTTTGCATCTCCGTTCTTTGGTATCTTGCGAACCGAAGATTGTGCCGTGTGCAGattaattcttctttcttcgatCACAGGCAAATGAAGTTTTGCAGCAAGCGTGGAGTCTACAAATGAGATTTCAGCCCCTGTATCCAGTAATACGTCTACCTTCGACAACGATTTTGTCTCAGGATCCATTATGGTGACTTCTCCGGTTGGCAAGTATggtctcttctcttctttgctATTGGTGCTCGTACTGAGTATTGTTTGTAACTGCAGAATTGATGTTTCACTTGTCGTATTGTCAGAAGTGGCAATAACATTTGAACGAACCATCTTAGATGACCCTTTATTGAttctttccttcactttttcttgtaGTCTTGCAATGTTAGTTGGGTTATTGCCCTTATATTGTGACGGCCTTGATTCAGTGTTGTTCTTGAAACAACATGACGTATGATGTAACCCTTTACAGTTGAAGCATGGACGACCTTTACACT
The Necator americanus strain Aroian chromosome I, whole genome shotgun sequence genome window above contains:
- a CDS encoding hypothetical protein (NECATOR_CHRI.G724.T2); its protein translation is MEVWDEEGTPHLVQLLTHDILTRAFKPPQIPTEDLDFMRNRNIKILRRTDKKDIKPFVLLGCDYLWNFMGSDTHPIPLPSCLHLLPTKLGYLISGKRQKENPAVLQVSRNSEEFDEWDCNWSMDVAQFLTISTSEQEIIGDEKDQWGKFCSMDAAGTEEFASTEKRLVLRWTRLFGTDSMKPSNEG
- a CDS encoding hypothetical protein (NECATOR_CHRI.G723.T1), whose protein sequence is MAKSKLPSLQCHYTIPKLELNGLTLAIRLTNSVFSQLKSVLNIKRVYVFSDSEIVLSWLKIKSEKEVGQFVSNRLIEIRNITNHMTEQGCFVRFGYVSPQDNSADCATRGLNKDELVLHFWWTGPNFIHFPSRKWLNQRKIFEIHEDDKTSWNENEDPMKVFIVGDAGREKEKEEFELLKPAQIRTFGKARRIMAYVVRIVVTIVAKLNTKRDRSLTLSLMIKCDQPLASEPLSGKEIQRAETLLIKHHQETKITPEIIKALQHLNILKDDEGILRCYLRLGRAQMNDMTKYPILIFQKTDLAKMIICDYHRKGHPGINHTIALVRQKFWIPQLRSQVITLIRKCLQCQKFNNLPYKYPQQEDLPKERVIRSYPIQHFGVDYFGPLPIISPVGQGKCYGSIITCMTTRLIHLDVVSDLTTVAFLHMLRRFFARRGIPQSITITHLPSNWGKQY
- a CDS encoding hypothetical protein (NECATOR_CHRI.G725.T1): MYCKNNHPSYSCTQYSTPQDRSAYLHKEQLCMICASPKHRTTECKGRPCFNCKGLHHTSCCFKNNTESRPSQYKGNNPTNIARLQEKVKERINKGSSKMVRSNVIATSDNTTSETSILQLQTILSTSTNSKEEKRPYLPTGEVTIMDPETKSLSKVDVLLDTGAEISFVDSTLAAKLHLPVIEERRINLHTAQSSVRKIPKNGDANSSEWKYGMRKELLI
- a CDS encoding hypothetical protein (NECATOR_CHRI.G723.T2), translating into MKVFIVGDAGREKEKEEFELLKPAQIRTFGKARRIMAYVVRIVVTIVAKLNTKRDRSLTLSLMIKCDQPLASEPLSGKEIQRAETLLIKHHQETKITPEIIKALQHLNILKDDEGILRCYLRLGRAQMNDMTKYPILIFQKTDLAKMIICDYHRKGHPGINHTIALVRQKFWIPQLRSQVITLIRKCLQCQKFNNLPYKYPQQEDLPKERVIRSYPIQHFGVDYFGPLPIISPVGQGKCYGSIITCMTTRLIHLDVVSDLTTVAFLHMLRRFFARRGIPQSITITHLPSNWGKQY
- a CDS encoding hypothetical protein (NECATOR_CHRI.G721.T1) gives rise to the protein MSSLHVLLVAVAVLGHLSSGADKEIDEYPRLNLVEERRVIDFFHLQVRRNAALGKKYKGAKLGMGGQLYALKYDPKMELEAFSFAKYQQTPKEGRGIISFEGDYPGDLVMVLDTFLRNQTAVQQMIYPFATRYGCWMRLLNKVKPYQAKFYCVYDRKPMACEKDSDCIYQPAECRKSLCYLKDK
- a CDS encoding hypothetical protein (NECATOR_CHRI.G724.T1) is translated as MRNRNIKILRRTDKKDIKPFVLLGCDYLWNFMGSDTHPIPLPSCLHLLPTKLGYLISGKRQKENPAVLQVSRNSEEFDEWDCNWSMDVAQFLTISTSEQEIIGDEKDQWGKFCSMDAAGTEEFASTEKRLVLRWTRLFGTDSMKPSNEG
- a CDS encoding hypothetical protein (NECATOR_CHRI.G722.T1), giving the protein MGRSLLSFKELSTVIVEIKGLLNTRPLTYISNDLNMDHILRPIDFLQKDLTIHYPMGTMNDELHDPSYAPPEQIGMLQTKRQAIVALQSSCELTEKFWHVWQTQYLTALREKHLTQVGKKKGCSQVPKEGAIVLICDSTQPRHSWKMGTITKLVQNNKGTTRETIVRLPSQRLIRRPVNLLVPLELEDDSLDNPTT